From the genome of Ictalurus furcatus strain D&B chromosome 4, Billie_1.0, whole genome shotgun sequence, one region includes:
- the nudt4a gene encoding nudix (nucleoside diphosphate linked moiety X)-type motif 4a, translated as MENLSNLEYMMKFKPNQTRTYDGEGFKKRAACLCFKNDREDEVLLVSSSRHPDQWIVPGGGMEPEEEPGGTAVREVYEEAGVRGTLGRLLGVFENLDSKHRTYVYVLTVTETLEDWEDSVNIGRKRKWFKIDEAIRVLQCHKPVHAEYLRRLTPRCGSNNGNTQEPTGQGDNTPLHQTTSHDCSLPRLHR; from the exons ATGGAGAATCTCAGCAATCTGGAATACATGATGAAGTTCAAGCCCAATCAGACAAGGACGTACGACGGCGAAGGCTTTAAAAAACGGGCCGCGTGTTTGTGCTTCAAGAACGACCGGGAAGACGAG GTGTTGCTTGTGAGCAGCAGCCGGCACCCGGATCAGTGGATCGTTCCAGGAGGTGGAATGGAGCCAGAGGAAGAGCCAGGTGGAACTGCTGTGAGAGAGGTCTATGAAGAG GCTGGTGTAAGGGGCACGCTTGGCAGATTGCTAGGGGTTTTTGAG aacCTAGACAGCAAACACCGAacgtatgtgtatgtgcttACGGTTACAGAGACACTGGAGGACTGGGAGGACTCTGTTAATATTG GTCGCAAGAGAAAGTGGTTTAAGATTGACGAGGCGATCCGGGTGCTGCAGTGCCATAAGCCGGTGCATGCTGAGTACCTGCGCAGACTCACACCTCGCTGTGGCTCCAATAACGGAAACACTCAGGAGCCGACAGGCCAAGGCGATAACACACCTCTCCATCAGACCACCTCACATGACTGCAGTCTGCCCCGATTACACAGATAG